TTCTCATTTTTTTTGTTGAGCAATACAAGCTTCATTATTTTTTTTAATTCATTCTTCACGATCTTGCTGCTCTTTAATTGCTTTTACCTCTTCTTTGGTTTTTAATTCTTTCCCATCTTGAATAATTTGCTCAATTAAATCAGATACATCTAAACTAGCTGTTGTCATGCTTCGTTTTACTGCCATCGACTAATTCCTCACTTTTCTCTATTAATTACCTTATATTACATAGAATATACATATTATAGCAAAAAAATTAAAAATTGAAATGGTTAACTATTTTTTTTCAAAAAAATGAGATTTTTAACTAAAATTTGCATAAAATATCAATTTTAAAAACTAAAATTAATAATAATCCTATCCTGATGATAGGATTATTATTAATTTAAAAGTTTGTTAAAAATTCTAATGCGGTTGGGGGAATTAAACATTCACCTTGACTTTGGTACGGAATATAGTTATCATCCTGTTTTAAGATTAACTGTAAATCTCAGGTTACTTTTAGATGTTTAGAATTTTTAACGGGTTCTTTTGTAATAACACTAGTAGCAAAATCATAAATTTGTAAACTTTTTAGGGGAAAATAATCAATAAGTCCATCATTTGCTTTGCCAATATTTATTTTTTTAAATAAAGTACTAGCTTTATCAATAAATAAATTAATTTATTAAAATCAAAATTTTGATTACCAACTTCTTTTCAAATTGCTTTGGTTATTTCTTCGGTTGGTTGACTAATTTTACATATTTCGTAAGTTAATGCTCCCGTTTGTAACTTAAACTTTTGATTAGTTTGATCATAAGCAAAAAAACACAAATTAAGAGCTAAATCACTTAAAACATCATAATCGTAAGTAATCTCATTCTTAGCATTGTTTTTATCTTCGGATTGTTGATGACAAGCAATAATATTGCTTGTTCCAGTTACAATCAAGCCAAATGATCCTAGTATAGTAATTATTTTTTTCATTTTTATTAACCTCCTGTTCTTTTATTCTACCCTCATTATTTTAATAAAATTTCTAAAACTACAAATGGAATAACACAATTACCAATGGTATTTATTGATAGTTGTTTTTTATCGTGGACTAGTAAAAATTTAAGATCTCAACTAAGATTAACATTAATTGGATTTGAATTATTTGTCATTAAAATTTTTGATGGTGAAAATTCATAAATTTCCAAATCTTTGAGAGAAAAAGACTGATGCTCATCACTTCCCTCGGGTTCAATTCCTAATTTATTGAACAAAGCGGTGATTTTATCGGCAAAATAATAAATTAACTTACTTAACATAAAATTTTTTGTTCCTAATACTTTTCAAATCTTTTCACTAATTGCTTCAGAATCTTCTAATAAGGCAATTTTTTGACTACTTAAATCACCAGTACGTAAGGTAAATTTTTTAGTAGTTTTGTTATATTCAAAAAAACATAAGTAAACAGCTAGATCACTTAATTTTTCATAATTATAAGTAATATCACTAGGTTGAGGAATGTGCTCTGTTTCATCTAGTTTTTGATGATGACAAGCAATAATATTACTTGCACTAGTTACTGTAAAACCAACAGCGCCAAAAATTACTAATAATTTTTTCATCATATTGTTCCTTTCTTTTCCCTATAAAATTTAATTAAAAATAATATTTTGTTCTTTTTTGTTGTATTAATATTAAGTGATATTGCAACAACAAAAAATAATTGTTTCTTAAAAAAATCTTAATTTAAATGATTTTAAAAACAATAGTTTTCATATAATTGAAAAAAGTTAATTTTAAAATTAAAAAATCTAAATTTAGCATTTAGATTTTTTAATTTAATTAAGAATTTGAAAAAATATCAACAAACTTCATTTCTCCTGATGAATTAAAATCAGTTGAATATTCTTTACCATCCGTGGTATTTTTATGAGTTAATTTAATACTA
The sequence above is drawn from the Spiroplasma eriocheiris genome and encodes:
- a CDS encoding lipoprotein, translated to MKKIITILGSFGLIVTGTSNIIACHQQSEDKNNAKNEITYDYDVLSDLALNLCFFAYDQTNQKFKLQTGALTYEICKISQPTEEITKAIWKEVGNQNFDFNKLIYLLIKLVLYLKK
- a CDS encoding lipoprotein, with product MMKKLLVIFGAVGFTVTSASNIIACHHQKLDETEHIPQPSDITYNYEKLSDLAVYLCFFEYNKTTKKFTLRTGDLSSQKIALLEDSEAISEKIWKVLGTKNFMLSKLIYYFADKITALFNKLGIEPEGSDEHQSFSLKDLEIYEFSPSKILMTNNSNPINVNLSWDLKFLLVHDKKQLSINTIGNCVIPFVVLEILLK